The Anabaena sp. WA102 genome contains a region encoding:
- a CDS encoding protein kinase domain-containing protein yields the protein MIGKLLDHRYQVIRVLATGGFGQTYIAQDTRRPGNPICVVKHLKPANSDPNIFVTAKRLFNSEAETLEKLSNHDQIPRLLAYFDENKEFFLVQEFIDGHTLNEELIPGQPWSEAQVMQMLLEILSILEFVHQEGVIHRDIKPDNIIRRAADYKLVLVDFGAVKQLRWPCPPQASPLVMVGGQQTATVAIGTPGYMPTEQGQGKPRPNSDIYALGIIAIQALTGVPASQLQEDPDTGEINWQHLIPVNPGLVAILTKMVRYHFKERYQTATEALQACQELVNITPELAQPSVSPQIIYQSPQNLASRFTQKTMAVSPANHVPVQPAPQQYIPQESNKPDPLPLLIGILLVGSVAALFTNVYPNFKSLTGNPTGEKTKLTNNCMAVVAANSNIRSEPSAINSDNILKTLGTASEFEVTGKRTNRGWVEIKLSSGRLAWAHSDIIANNETWISCRRDKGLAIQTVDDSSLIASRPVPQVSAKSVVETPTPESSPPAIEDKTKTVAKARQKFESGDLQGAISLLKSTSGNAVSSIKETVDTVNQWQSDWAKAEALAKDINKAIDNGQWDEVLAYRDHPEKLPNIKYWRDKLEPMFKQAADNVAKQALPQENKPTPSTTPKDGV from the coding sequence ATGATAGGCAAATTACTAGATCATCGCTACCAAGTCATTCGCGTCTTGGCGACAGGGGGATTTGGTCAAACCTATATTGCCCAAGATACCAGACGGCCAGGCAATCCCATCTGCGTGGTTAAACACCTGAAACCAGCTAATTCTGACCCTAACATCTTTGTTACTGCTAAACGCCTGTTTAATAGCGAAGCAGAAACGTTAGAAAAATTGAGTAACCATGACCAAATACCCAGACTTCTTGCCTATTTTGACGAAAATAAGGAATTCTTTCTAGTTCAAGAATTTATTGACGGTCATACTCTCAATGAAGAACTTATCCCTGGACAGCCTTGGAGTGAAGCCCAAGTCATGCAAATGCTGCTGGAAATCTTGAGTATTTTAGAGTTTGTTCACCAGGAAGGTGTGATTCACCGCGACATTAAGCCAGATAATATTATTCGCCGTGCGGCTGATTATAAATTAGTTTTAGTAGATTTTGGTGCAGTTAAACAATTGCGTTGGCCTTGCCCGCCGCAGGCATCGCCCTTGGTTATGGTCGGCGGACAGCAAACAGCTACAGTAGCCATTGGCACACCTGGCTATATGCCGACAGAACAGGGACAAGGTAAACCCCGTCCTAATAGTGATATTTACGCTTTAGGGATTATCGCCATTCAGGCATTAACAGGAGTCCCAGCTAGTCAATTACAAGAAGATCCAGATACAGGGGAAATTAACTGGCAACATTTAATTCCTGTGAATCCTGGTCTAGTCGCAATTTTAACGAAAATGGTACGTTACCATTTCAAAGAACGTTATCAAACAGCAACGGAAGCTTTACAAGCTTGTCAAGAGTTGGTAAATATCACCCCCGAACTTGCCCAACCTTCCGTATCTCCTCAAATTATTTATCAGTCTCCGCAAAATCTAGCTTCAAGATTTACACAGAAAACAATGGCGGTTTCGCCCGCTAATCATGTTCCTGTTCAACCTGCACCTCAACAATATATTCCCCAAGAATCTAATAAACCAGATCCTTTACCTTTATTAATTGGCATATTATTAGTTGGTAGTGTAGCCGCTTTATTTACAAATGTATATCCCAATTTTAAGAGTTTAACTGGTAATCCAACGGGAGAAAAAACCAAATTAACAAATAACTGTATGGCTGTAGTTGCAGCTAATTCTAATATCCGGTCTGAACCCAGTGCCATCAATTCTGATAATATTTTGAAAACCTTGGGTACAGCTAGTGAATTTGAGGTGACAGGTAAACGCACAAATCGAGGTTGGGTAGAAATTAAACTGTCATCTGGACGTTTAGCATGGGCGCATTCTGATATTATTGCTAATAACGAAACATGGATTTCTTGCCGTCGAGATAAAGGTTTGGCTATTCAAACTGTAGATGATAGTTCTTTAATTGCATCTCGTCCAGTTCCCCAAGTTTCCGCCAAATCTGTGGTAGAAACTCCCACTCCTGAATCATCCCCACCAGCCATCGAAGATAAGACAAAAACGGTGGCAAAAGCTCGACAAAAGTTTGAATCAGGAGATTTACAAGGAGCAATTTCTCTGTTAAAATCAACTTCAGGAAATGCTGTTTCTAGTATTAAAGAAACCGTTGATACTGTGAATCAATGGCAGAGTGATTGGGCAAAAGCAGAAGCGTTAGCTAAAGATATTAATAAAGCTATTGATAATGGTCAATGGGATGAAGTTTTAGCTTATCGAGATCATCCAGAAAAGCTCCCGAATATTAAATACTGGCGTGATAAATTAGAACCAATGTTTAAACAAGCTGCTGATAATGTTGCTAAACAAGCATTACCCCAGGAAAATAAACCAACTCCTTCCACAACACCAAAAGATGGGGTTTAA
- a CDS encoding transposase — protein sequence MRLKNFPEVVKTILKPLPKKDYPVLDTFSFVSVWLQYVMDKSIVSMRDLFQRLNNQGIDLKISNFSKASKKRDTQVFLEIITELNNQLRKKKGKEETQALFPIDSTIITLTSKLLWSQGYHQVKLFCGLDSLTSEVGGMVIHFGQGHDHKYGQETVEAIPSKGVGIMDRGFASSERISELKQQKNKAFVLRIKNNVTLEMLENGNCKVGKDEREVEIRVVAFCDIETKSEFRLATNLLNEGEEQVSNQEIMEIYIQRWQIELLWKFLKMHLKLDRLMTKNENGIRIQIMCCLIAYLILQLIEIPQEFGKTLLDKLRYLQSYMCQEISYVHWFRKLIWIR from the coding sequence ATGCGCTTAAAGAATTTCCCAGAAGTGGTCAAAACAATATTGAAACCATTGCCCAAAAAAGATTATCCAGTTCTGGACACATTTTCATTTGTATCAGTGTGGTTACAGTATGTCATGGATAAAAGTATAGTGAGTATGAGAGATTTATTTCAAAGACTAAATAATCAAGGGATAGATTTAAAAATATCAAATTTTTCCAAGGCAAGTAAAAAGAGAGATACTCAAGTATTTTTGGAGATAATAACTGAATTAAACAATCAACTGAGAAAGAAAAAAGGAAAGGAAGAAACCCAAGCATTATTTCCTATAGATTCAACAATTATTACATTAACAAGTAAATTATTATGGAGTCAAGGATATCATCAAGTAAAACTATTTTGTGGGTTAGATAGTTTGACATCAGAAGTTGGTGGAATGGTGATTCATTTTGGGCAAGGACATGACCATAAATATGGACAAGAAACAGTAGAAGCAATTCCGTCAAAAGGAGTAGGGATAATGGATAGAGGATTTGCATCCTCCGAAAGAATATCTGAATTAAAACAACAAAAAAATAAAGCTTTTGTCTTAAGAATTAAAAATAATGTCACTTTAGAAATGCTAGAAAATGGTAATTGTAAAGTTGGCAAAGATGAAAGAGAAGTGGAAATTAGAGTAGTAGCATTTTGTGATATAGAAACTAAGAGTGAATTTCGTTTAGCAACAAACTTATTAAATGAAGGAGAAGAGCAAGTTAGTAATCAAGAGATTATGGAAATTTACATACAAAGATGGCAAATTGAATTGTTATGGAAATTCTTAAAAATGCACCTCAAGTTAGACAGACTTATGACAAAGAATGAGAATGGAATTAGAATTCAGATAATGTGCTGTTTAATCGCTTATTTGATATTGCAACTAATAGAAATACCGCAAGAATTTGGCAAAACTTTATTAGATAAACTCCGTTATCTTCAGTCCTATATGTGTCAGGAAATAAGTTATGTTCATTGGTTTAGAAAACTTATTTGGATAAGATGA